In Methanofollis sp. UBA420, one DNA window encodes the following:
- the cgi121 gene encoding KEOPS complex subunit Cgi121 — MESNCDIREAVIEIPTLPAFLETIKGISESTGTHIICFDADELAGRVHAVKAVRHALRAWQEGRAIANTLEMEALLYAAGTRQCRVATGIGLHAGTNRCYVCLCPPSEAAAAALGKFLSWTEDNWEEIDEEKQRRLMERYGITPEEIDAAGGRIRPLVMERVALLEVNR; from the coding sequence ATGGAGAGTAACTGCGATATCAGGGAGGCGGTCATCGAGATCCCCACGCTTCCCGCATTTCTGGAGACGATCAAAGGGATCTCGGAGTCGACAGGGACGCACATCATCTGCTTCGACGCCGACGAACTCGCCGGCAGGGTCCATGCCGTGAAGGCGGTGCGCCACGCCCTCCGCGCCTGGCAGGAAGGCCGTGCGATCGCAAACACCCTGGAGATGGAGGCCCTCCTCTATGCGGCAGGGACACGTCAGTGCCGGGTGGCGACAGGCATCGGCCTCCACGCGGGGACGAACCGCTGCTATGTCTGCCTCTGCCCACCCTCCGAGGCGGCGGCGGCCGCGCTCGGCAAATTTCTCTCCTGGACGGAGGATAACTGGGAGGAGATCGACGAAGAGAAGCAGCGCCGCCTGATGGAGCGCTACGGCATCACGCCCGAGGAGATCGATGCGGCCGGCGGGCGCATCCGCCCCCTCGTCATGGAGAGGGTCGCCCTCCTTGAAGTGAACCGCTGA
- a CDS encoding class I SAM-dependent methyltransferase: MDAGAIDWNAVWAEEVRQNHSVVGFRTGSALWGEKRRAVLYDTHVSGRRVEGTLSALPLVRAARVLDIGAGPGTLALPLARRVRTVTAVEPASGMADVLEDHMDEEGIGNIGVVRKRWEDVDPPTDLRLPYDIVVASFSLGMEDLRAALQKMDDVAAGSVHLFWFADLPAWERRYLQVWPSLHGAVYRPVPKADIVCNLLWQMGIYPDLHVGLMHREVRFVDLDEALVTCAPKFGVSGRKQEEILRRALADWLVPEGGAYVLRETSRYAHISWKKEGD; encoded by the coding sequence ATGGATGCCGGGGCGATTGACTGGAATGCGGTATGGGCCGAAGAGGTGCGGCAGAACCATTCTGTAGTCGGCTTCAGGACCGGCTCTGCCCTCTGGGGTGAGAAGAGGCGGGCCGTCCTCTATGATACCCATGTTTCAGGCCGGAGAGTGGAGGGCACCCTCTCGGCCCTTCCCCTCGTGCGGGCGGCGCGGGTTCTCGACATCGGTGCCGGTCCGGGCACCCTTGCCCTCCCCCTTGCCCGCCGTGTGCGGACGGTCACCGCGGTGGAACCGGCCTCCGGGATGGCCGACGTGCTTGAGGACCATATGGACGAGGAGGGGATCGGAAACATCGGCGTCGTCAGGAAGCGCTGGGAGGACGTCGACCCGCCCACAGACCTGCGGCTGCCGTACGACATCGTCGTCGCGTCCTTCTCCCTCGGCATGGAAGACCTGCGGGCCGCCCTCCAGAAGATGGACGACGTCGCCGCCGGGTCGGTGCACCTCTTCTGGTTCGCCGACCTCCCTGCCTGGGAACGCCGCTATCTCCAGGTCTGGCCGTCTCTCCACGGTGCCGTCTACCGGCCTGTCCCGAAGGCCGACATCGTCTGCAACCTCCTCTGGCAGATGGGTATCTACCCTGACCTGCATGTCGGACTGATGCACAGGGAGGTGCGTTTCGTCGATCTCGACGAGGCGCTGGTGACCTGTGCGCCGAAGTTCGGGGTGAGCGGGAGAAAGCAGGAGGAGATCCTTCGCCGCGCCCTTGCCGATTGGCTCGTCCCTGAAGGCGGGGCATATGTGCTGCGGGAGACGTCGCGGTACGCGCATATCTCATGGAAAAAAGAGGGAGATTAA
- a CDS encoding metal ABC transporter solute-binding protein, Zn/Mn family, with protein MDIVATTSVIADPVEAIGGDHVNVIAVADPTICPHMQGEIIDSRIQMQKDFIASADLFFAHNSGMDKPVVMPAVEKFMQTNYGRKVNWTVISAQDWNTPEKAKVFAGEIKDKLVAADGANATAYEANYDAYCDAIDAADLTEEEKSRTEGQDVIVMVWQREAAENWLGLNVVAVFGPDFYMGGQFTPAKVVDDIAANPEKYRNVRYVIENMQSGEMAKGIEEALHDRGIGADRVIFTNFPKSLAGVDSLPDVLVHNKEAVTPTDRPMDIIATTSVIADPVQAIGGDHVNVIAVADPTICPHMQGEIIDSRIQMQKDFIASADLFFAHNSGMDKPVVMPAVEKFMQTNYGRNVAWTIISTQDWNTPEKAKVFAGEVKEILMAAQPWNADAFETNFQAYCDAIDEADIADRERSRIEGQDVIVMVWQKEAAENWLGLNVVAVFGPDFYMGGQFTPAKVVDDIAANPEKYRNVKYVIENMQSGEMAKGVEEALHDRGIEADRVIFTNFPKSLPGVDSLPGVLAHNKEAVMASPVTPPAGDSGSEPWETALATDITTGEESEFCFEDCAITRVVIVPEEDMSSLTMTAQELPYPPYETGETGNATYQYLEVGPGFGNLENCNVTFEFSVDEAWIEGQGINTTDIALQRYHDGAWQTLRTEYLGTEGGVAKYRAYCTGFSFFAITVVQGWAVAAVAEEIPVQTTVTTAVTTAAATPPETTATTAMPTTPETTTTTVPPTTAQQSPVSFIPFLTAAALAVLLLRRT; from the coding sequence ATGGATATCGTCGCCACGACGAGCGTCATCGCCGACCCGGTAGAGGCGATCGGCGGGGACCATGTGAATGTGATTGCGGTCGCCGATCCGACCATCTGTCCACATATGCAGGGCGAAATCATCGACAGCCGCATCCAGATGCAGAAGGACTTCATCGCATCGGCAGACCTCTTCTTCGCCCACAACTCAGGGATGGACAAGCCCGTCGTCATGCCGGCAGTCGAGAAGTTCATGCAGACAAACTACGGCAGAAAAGTGAACTGGACTGTTATCAGTGCACAGGACTGGAACACCCCCGAGAAGGCGAAGGTCTTCGCAGGAGAGATAAAGGACAAACTCGTTGCTGCAGACGGGGCAAATGCCACTGCATATGAAGCAAACTATGACGCGTACTGCGATGCGATCGACGCCGCCGACCTTACCGAAGAGGAGAAGAGCAGGACCGAGGGGCAGGATGTCATCGTGATGGTCTGGCAGAGGGAGGCGGCGGAGAACTGGCTCGGCCTCAACGTCGTCGCCGTCTTCGGCCCCGACTTCTACATGGGCGGCCAGTTCACCCCGGCAAAGGTCGTCGACGACATCGCCGCAAACCCGGAGAAATATAGGAACGTGAGGTACGTCATCGAGAACATGCAGTCGGGAGAGATGGCGAAGGGGATCGAGGAAGCTCTCCACGATCGGGGGATCGGGGCAGACCGCGTCATCTTCACCAACTTCCCGAAGTCGCTCGCAGGCGTCGACTCCCTGCCCGACGTCCTCGTCCACAACAAGGAGGCCGTGACCCCGACCGACAGGCCGATGGATATCATCGCCACGACGAGCGTCATCGCCGACCCGGTGCAGGCGATAGGCGGGGACCACGTGAACGTGATCGCAGTCGCCGACCCGACCATCTGTCCGCATATGCAGGGCGAAATCATCGACAGCCGCATCCAGATGCAGAAAGACTTCATCGCATCGGCAGATCTCTTCTTCGCCCACAACTCGGGGATGGACAAGCCCGTCGTCATGCCGGCAGTCGAGAAGTTCATGCAGACAAACTATGGCAGAAACGTGGCCTGGACCATTATCAGCACACAGGACTGGAACACCCCTGAGAAGGCGAAGGTCTTTGCAGGGGAAGTGAAGGAGATCCTCATGGCAGCACAGCCCTGGAACGCCGACGCGTTCGAAACGAACTTCCAGGCGTACTGCGACGCGATCGATGAAGCCGACATCGCCGACCGTGAGCGGAGCAGGATCGAGGGGCAGGACGTCATCGTGATGGTCTGGCAGAAGGAGGCGGCGGAGAACTGGCTCGGCCTCAACGTCGTCGCCGTCTTCGGCCCCGACTTCTACATGGGCGGCCAGTTCACCCCGGCAAAGGTCGTCGACGACATCGCCGCAAACCCGGAGAAATATAGGAACGTGAAGTACGTCATCGAGAACATGCAGTCGGGAGAGATGGCGAAGGGGGTCGAGGAAGCCCTCCATGACAGGGGGATCGAGGCAGACCGCGTCATCTTCACCAACTTCCCGAAGTCGCTCCCGGGCGTCGACTCCCTGCCCGGCGTGCTTGCACACAATAAGGAGGCCGTGATGGCAAGCCCGGTCACGCCGCCAGCTGGCGACAGCGGATCTGAGCCCTGGGAAACAGCCCTTGCCACCGACATAACCACGGGCGAGGAGTCGGAATTCTGCTTCGAGGACTGTGCCATCACAAGAGTCGTCATCGTACCCGAAGAGGATATGAGTTCGCTCACGATGACAGCACAGGAACTGCCCTATCCCCCCTACGAAACTGGCGAGACCGGGAACGCCACGTACCAGTACCTCGAGGTCGGGCCGGGTTTCGGAAACCTGGAAAACTGCAACGTCACCTTCGAGTTCTCCGTTGACGAGGCCTGGATCGAGGGGCAGGGGATCAACACCACAGACATCGCTCTCCAGCGGTACCATGATGGGGCATGGCAGACACTCAGGACCGAATATCTCGGTACCGAAGGAGGAGTAGCGAAGTACCGGGCATATTGCACAGGGTTCTCCTTCTTTGCGATCACCGTCGTACAGGGCTGGGCTGTTGCGGCCGTGGCGGAGGAGATCCCGGTACAGACGACGGTGACGACTGCCGTCACGACGGCCGCAGCCACGCCTCCGGAGACGACGGCGACCACGGCCATGCCGACGACACCCGAAACGACGACGACAACTGTCCCACCGACGACGGCACAACAGTCGCCTGTCTCTTTCATCCCCTTCTTGACTGCAGCCGCACTCGCCGTCCTCCTGCTGCGGAGAACTTAA
- a CDS encoding metal ABC transporter permease, with protein sequence MLEFLIPNNIVCHAVEAMLFASIACSVLGVIITQMNISSIGFTMTHAAFAGAAAGIFFGIDGTVAAVLASLTIAVILGPLSEKARMPTDTILGILFGMMMAVAIFFVSYMQYLGTGVNTSALLFGNVVSLYREEIYALALISIVAVLFVLIFFKEITAVIFNKKIAEAAGIRVRPIFYALLFMIAISVSLSLNIIGGLLLYVWLVTPAAIAYQFCSTVRGLFLVAPLVAATVSVTGAWVGLQHSLPVGPLVAVAFSALFLLAVLISPKRRVPKGD encoded by the coding sequence ATGCTTGAGTTCCTCATCCCGAACAACATAGTCTGCCATGCCGTCGAGGCGATGCTCTTCGCCTCGATAGCATGCAGCGTCCTCGGCGTGATCATCACGCAGATGAACATCTCCTCCATCGGTTTTACGATGACACATGCCGCCTTTGCCGGTGCGGCCGCCGGGATCTTCTTCGGCATCGACGGGACCGTTGCGGCAGTCCTCGCAAGTCTCACGATCGCCGTCATCTTGGGCCCCCTCTCGGAGAAGGCGAGGATGCCCACAGACACGATCCTCGGGATACTCTTCGGGATGATGATGGCCGTCGCCATCTTCTTCGTCTCGTACATGCAGTACCTCGGGACAGGCGTCAACACGAGCGCGCTTCTCTTCGGGAACGTCGTCTCCCTGTACCGCGAGGAGATCTATGCCCTCGCCCTCATCTCCATCGTCGCCGTCCTCTTTGTCCTGATCTTTTTCAAGGAGATCACGGCGGTCATCTTCAACAAAAAGATTGCCGAAGCGGCCGGGATCAGGGTGCGCCCCATCTTTTATGCACTCCTCTTCATGATCGCCATCTCGGTCTCCCTCTCCCTCAACATCATCGGCGGCCTCCTCCTCTATGTCTGGCTCGTCACCCCGGCGGCGATCGCCTACCAGTTCTGCTCCACGGTCAGGGGCCTCTTCCTTGTCGCCCCTCTTGTCGCTGCAACGGTCAGCGTCACCGGAGCATGGGTCGGGCTCCAGCACTCCCTCCCGGTCGGCCCCCTCGTTGCCGTCGCCTTCAGCGCCCTTTTCCTCCTGGCAGTGCTCATATCCCCGAAGCGCCGGGTTCCGAAGGGTGACTGA
- a CDS encoding metal ABC transporter ATP-binding protein, giving the protein MPGGTIDLAGVFTAYEGSDRPVIRGLTFTVAPGEFVVVGGPNGAGKTTLLETVNGMLPITRGQATVCGLDVASRGYEVRRRVGYVIQNFAFDPLAPFIVRDVVMMGRYGLLGYGRRPGEADRRIARDVMDLLGIDDLAERPIGKLSGGQQQKVLIAQSLVKKPDILLLDEPFSNLDLGTRDFICGVLAGIADEGCTVMMVSHAFDALPDREVRVLVMNDGQLIFNRPCPAEEVEDHVRTLSGGPHA; this is encoded by the coding sequence ATGCCTGGCGGCACCATCGACCTTGCAGGGGTCTTCACAGCCTACGAAGGGTCTGACCGACCGGTGATCAGGGGCCTCACCTTCACCGTCGCCCCGGGAGAGTTTGTCGTTGTCGGCGGACCGAACGGCGCCGGAAAGACAACCCTCCTTGAGACGGTCAACGGGATGCTCCCGATCACCCGCGGCCAGGCGACGGTCTGCGGTCTCGACGTCGCGTCCCGCGGCTATGAGGTCCGCAGGCGGGTCGGCTACGTCATCCAGAACTTCGCCTTCGACCCCCTCGCTCCCTTCATCGTCAGGGACGTCGTGATGATGGGGCGCTACGGCCTGCTCGGCTATGGCCGGCGGCCGGGCGAGGCGGACAGAAGGATCGCGAGGGACGTGATGGACCTCCTCGGTATCGACGACCTCGCGGAGAGGCCGATCGGCAAACTCTCCGGCGGGCAGCAGCAGAAAGTGCTCATCGCCCAGAGCCTCGTCAAAAAACCCGATATCCTCCTCCTCGACGAACCCTTCTCCAATCTCGACCTGGGCACCCGCGACTTTATCTGCGGGGTGCTTGCCGGCATTGCAGACGAAGGCTGCACCGTCATGATGGTCTCCCATGCCTTCGACGCACTCCCCGACAGGGAGGTGCGGGTGCTTGTGATGAATGACGGACAACTCATCTTCAACAGGCCCTGCCCGGCAGAAGAAGTCGAAGATCACGTCCGCACCCTCTCGGGAGGCCCGCATGCTTGA
- a CDS encoding formylmethanofuran dehydrogenase subunit E family protein has product MHRHNGCQYLNLEKNFTVTDLAAFHGHLGPYIVIGYRIGKYARENVCNNPFELQARVYCAGTPPESCLADGVQLGSGCTLGKRNIKIIESDQVAVEFETDGRTVRIVPRPFDLPKADGDDYEALIEAFAEEMYYLDDAELFTAGEH; this is encoded by the coding sequence ATGCACAGACATAACGGCTGCCAGTACCTCAATCTCGAAAAGAACTTCACCGTCACAGACCTCGCCGCATTCCACGGCCATCTCGGCCCATATATCGTTATCGGATACAGGATCGGGAAATACGCGCGCGAAAACGTCTGCAACAACCCCTTCGAACTTCAGGCGCGGGTCTACTGCGCCGGCACGCCCCCGGAGTCCTGCCTCGCCGACGGCGTCCAGCTCGGCAGCGGATGCACCCTCGGCAAACGGAACATCAAGATCATCGAGAGCGATCAGGTCGCCGTCGAGTTCGAGACCGACGGCAGGACGGTCAGGATCGTCCCCCGGCCCTTCGACCTCCCGAAAGCTGACGGGGACGACTACGAAGCCCTGATCGAAGCCTTTGCCGAAGAGATGTACTACCTCGACGACGCCGAACTCTTCACCGCCGGCGAGCACTGA